The DNA segment GCGTCGGCCGAGTTCTATGCGGACATCGAGGGGCATCCTGAGCACCCGAACGTGGCCCTGGCACTGGAGGAACTTGGCTTCTTCTCGCGGAGTGTCAGGGTGCTTGGCGTGTACCCGGCGTCGAAGTTCCGCCGCGACGGGACTACCTAGAAGGGCGGGCGGCCCAGACTGATGACCTGGGGACCCTATTGCTGCCGGAGGTCGGACATCACGCTTCGCTGATCCATTCCTCCACCAACCGACGCGCGATCGACACCTTCCCGGGCAGCCGAAAGGTCTCGTTCTCGGGGCTCGCGCGCAGTTCCTCGCGGGTGAACCAGCTGGCCTGTTCCAGTTCGTCCTCGTCGATCTGCAGTTGATCGTCTGCGGTCTCGGCCCGAAATCCCAGCATCAGCGACGAGGGGAAGGGCCACGGCTGGGAGTGGCGGTACTCGGGGCGGCCAACGACGCGCAGCCCTGCCTCCTCAGCGACTTCGCGAATGACGGTCTCCTCCATGCTCTCACCGATCTCGACGAAGCCCGCGAGCGTGGAATGCATGCCGGGCGGCCACGTCGCCTGGCGGCCCAGCAGGCACCGATCCTTGTGCGTAACCAGCATGATGACCGCCGGGTCGACCCGGGGAAACCAGCGTTCGCCGCACGTCGGTCGATCGCAGACGCGGGCGTGCCCGGCGTCGATCGACGATGTCGGCGAGCCGCACTTCCCGCACCATCGCGCGCGCCGGTGCCAGTACAGCAGACCGCGGGCGGCCGCCATGATCGCTCCGTCGTCGCGGGTCACCAGCGGCGCCAGGGACCGCAGATCGGCAAACACGCCCCCGGTCCCGGCAAGGATGTCGGCCAGCGGGTCGTCGGCCGCCGAGATGTCGCATGCATAGTGCGGCACGGCGTCACGCTCGCCGAGAAAGACGGTGTCATCCGCGGACTTCACAATCTCCCGGGCGAGCGCCCCCTGCTGCCAGAGCGGCTGCGGGGTGACTTCGTCCTGAACGTGATGGCGGTTGCGCCACAGCGCGAGCACGCGCACATCGCGGCCGGATTGAATGGCCTGGAGCCAGCCGGTTTCGGCGCGCCGCGAGTGGGCCCGGTGCAGTGGATATCCGCTGTAGAAGTTGGTGGCAGGCATGGGCGACGTGAAGCTACT comes from the Rhodospirillales bacterium genome and includes:
- the nudC gene encoding NAD(+) diphosphatase codes for the protein MPATNFYSGYPLHRAHSRRAETGWLQAIQSGRDVRVLALWRNRHHVQDEVTPQPLWQQGALAREIVKSADDTVFLGERDAVPHYACDISAADDPLADILAGTGGVFADLRSLAPLVTRDDGAIMAAARGLLYWHRRARWCGKCGSPTSSIDAGHARVCDRPTCGERWFPRVDPAVIMLVTHKDRCLLGRQATWPPGMHSTLAGFVEIGESMEETVIREVAEEAGLRVVGRPEYRHSQPWPFPSSLMLGFRAETADDQLQIDEDELEQASWFTREELRASPENETFRLPGKVSIARRLVEEWISEA